In the genome of Raphanus sativus cultivar WK10039 chromosome 4, ASM80110v3, whole genome shotgun sequence, one region contains:
- the LOC108854951 gene encoding DUF724 domain-containing protein 7 isoform X1 translates to MLSATGKKEKLSASKGSEIEVSSNESTNNVWYRAILQENLAVSKRKKLSVRHLNPLSNEEEDYSPPLITTAVHRLIRPLPPPDPSSPEEEADFEEGDVVDAVHRGGWWCGWVVRVLPGHRFLVYLKSEPDVIEVDRKEMRTHMVWNDDEWFRCEKRHLRKSDYSAGVNVEVKTKVEEFGDIWVSGIAIMEKDEELLVKYKSLRGEEDDEWTKTSVPYSQVRPPPPPFDSRAFGLTEHVDALLDSGWCPSVVSKVLCGERYTVLLGPNKQSRDFDQSQLRPSMEWKDGAWVSKEKVSDKEESLPAAEEAAAGSSRIRVKVRATRSSSCAKNLPPASSDVGKESVTENESKLIPQTAAQLSEDLTSKMADDVVNGNTPVAKQPEIAEKKEFHSSVVLGVAAIQLTKTQGKTTPRKKQTVMKNQKGSSENEVKQAIEESINRESVNKRKRGRQPRKFISTETNQNQNQKQKTGVDVNGTPDMTDDDDQPLASWIHGGNSSSGQSAPPRVAPDPSVVEKHVVETPKAKDSTMVLPFAKKSPCWKVLESMEIFKAVPQRPHFSPLLLCEEESREGDAIGAMVNFTGLLEKLSNLQVDSSVSAINRIKESFLKLEKHGFDIAAPLSRIDKLLSIKENQTWALEELQAAEREVTESDNKRRKCEEDIEQVSEKIVELQKQEALLKEAKVMMDKEVARKQTHAAVLDQKVQNVEQEFQETVTLPW, encoded by the exons ATGCTGTCAGCTACGGGGAAAAAGGAGAAGCTCTCCGCTTCCAAAGGCTCCGAGATCGAAGTCTCTTCCAACGAGTCTACTAACAATGTATGGTACCGTGCCATCCTCCAAGAGAATCTTGCTGTCTCCAAGCGCAAGAAGCTCTCCGTTCGCCACTTAAACCCTCTTtccaacgaagaagaagactacTCTCCTCCCCTGATCACAACCGCCGTCCACCGTCTGATCCGCCCCCTTCCTCCGCCGGATCCGTCGTCCcctgaagaagaagctgatttCGAGGAAGGCGACGTGGTTGACGCTGTTCACAGAGGTGGATGGTGGTGTGGTTGGGTGGTTAGAGTCTTGCCTGGTCACCGTTTCTTGGTGTACCTCAAGTCCGAGCCTGACGTCATCGAGGTTGATCGGAAGGAGATGAGGACGCATATGGTTTGGAATGATGATGAGTGGTTTCGTTGCGAGAAACGA CATTTGAGAAAGTCGGACTATAGCGCCGGAGTGAATGTAGAAGTCAAAACTAAAGTAGAAGAATTTGGTGATATTTGGGTTTCGGGTATAGCCATCATGGAGAAAGATGAAGAATTGCTGGTGAAGTACAAGAGTTTGAGaggtgaagaagatgatgagtgGACCAAGACAAGCGTTCCTTACTCTCAAGTCAGGCCTCCACCACCGCCTTTTGATTCAAGAGCTTTTGGGTTGACGGAACATGTGGATGCGCTGCTTGACTCTGGATGGTGTCCTAGCGTTGTAAGCAAGGTTCTTTGCGGGGAGAGATACACTGTCCTGTTGGGACCAAACAAGCAGAGTAGAGACTTTGATCAGTCACAGCTAAGACCGTCTATGGAATGGAAAGATGGAGCTTGGGTAAGTAAAGAAAAG GTTTCGGATAAAGAGGAGAGTCTTCCTGCAGCTGAGGAAGCAGCAGCAGGTTCAAGCCGCATCAGGGTAAAAGTGAGGGCGACGCGGTCTTCTAGTTGCGCTAAGAATCTTCCTCCTGCCTCCTCTGATGTTGGTAAAGAATCTGTCACCGAGAATGAATCAAAGCTCATCCCCCAAACTGCAGCT CAGTTATCTGAAGATTTAACAAGTAAAATGGCTGATGATGTGGTGAATGGTAACACCCCAGTGGCAAAGCAACCAGAGATAGCAGAAA AAAAAGAGTTTCACTCATCGGTGGTGCTGGGTGTAGCTGCAATCCAGCTGACGAAAACACAAGGGAAAACAACTCCGAGGAAGAAACAGACTGTAATGAAGAATCAAAAGGGATCTTCTGAAAATGAAGTGAAG CAGGCAATTGAGGAGTCTATTAACAGAGAGAGTGTTAACAAGAGGAAAAGAGGGAGACAGCCACGTAAGTTCATTAGCACAGAGactaatcaaaatcaaaatcaaaagcaAAAGACAG GTGTGGATGTTAATGGTACTCCTGATAtgactgatgatgatgatcagcctcttgcttcatggatccaCGGTGGAAATTCATCATCAG GTCAATCCGCTCCTCCTCGGGTGGCTCCTGATCCTTCTGTAGTGGAAAAACATGTTGTGGAAACACCTAAAGCTAAAGATTCAACAATGGTTCTACCGTTTGCAAAGAAGTCACCGTGCTGGAAAGTCCTCGAATCAATGGAGATCTTCAAAGCTGTGCCGCAGCGTCCTCACTTCAGTCCACTGCTACTATGCGAGGAAGAGTCTCGTGAAGGAGACGCCATTGGTGCGATGGTGAACTTCACCGGGCTGTTGGAGAAACTCAGCAACTTACAAGTGGACAGTTCGGTAAGCGCCATAAACAGGATCAAGGAGTCCTTTCTCAAGCTGGAGAAACATGGTTTCGATATCGCAGCGCCTCTGTCTCGGATCGACAAGCTATTGTCTATTAAAGAAAATCAGACGTGGGCGTTGGAAGAGTTGCAAGCTGCTGAGAGAGAGGTCACTGAGAGTGATAATAAAAGAAGGAAGTGTGAAGAGGATATTGAACAAGTCTCAGAGAAGATTGTCGAGTTGCAGAAGCAAGAAGCGTTGCTGAAGGAAGCGAAAGTGATGATGGACAAGGAGGTAGCTCGGAAGCAGACCCACGCAGCTGTTTTAGACCAAAAGGTTCAGAATGTGGAGCAAGAGTTTCAGGAAACTGTGACTCTTCCGTGgtaa